A part of Capsicum annuum cultivar UCD-10X-F1 chromosome 6, UCD10Xv1.1, whole genome shotgun sequence genomic DNA contains:
- the LOC107873863 gene encoding acyltransferase Pun1-like: MLSIISKKIIKPFTPIPSTQIWHKLSLLDQGLAHLYIPLVFFYPKNQVNSIPNGPKQLSNLLTNSLSKALTYYYPWAGRLKDNATIECDDNGAEFLEVQINSPMDKVVNHPDSNVKDLTFPKGVPWGNGVDRASTIAQLSHFDCGGIALSVCLSHKIGDGSSAHCFLRDWASLTRSSNSTIRPSPYFVEDSILPSQIGNGLLVSPVLGSDADKCVQKRFVFSSTKLSALKSSIVVQNVTSSEAVSALLYKCAAFSAMAVNSGSFKRSQLIQISDLREMISPQLPPNSIGNLLTVFSSPIYDNREELNLSKLVADIKKSKNNLSTRNNVEENELAIDMLDAYRSGESIFDRRKCDVYFSSSLCKFPLIQDLDFGFGKPIRASLAKGPFNKAMLLLRTCDGGIEAVVNLNEEEMCVFEHDKQFLEFATPIGHGIYNEEEQQYA, from the coding sequence ATGCTATCAATAATTTCTAAGAAAATCATCAAACCTTTCACTCCCATACCATCCACTCAAATATGGCACAAACTTTCCCTATTAGATCAAGGCCTCGCACACTTATATATACCCCTTGTCTTTTTCTACCCCAAAAACCAAGTAAATTCCATCCCAAATGGACCTAAACAACTATCAAATCTTCTAACAAACTCGTTGTCAAAAGCTTTAACTTATTACTATCCATGGGCTGGACGTCTAAAAGACAATGCCACTATAGAGTGTGATGATAATGGAGCTGAGTTCTTGGAAGTCCAAATCAATTCTCCAATGGACAAAGTTGTTAATCACCCTGATTCAAATGTCAAAGATTTGACATTTCCTAAAGGTGTACCTTGGGGAAATGGCGTGGATCGTGCCTCAACTATAGCTCAATTAAGTCATTTTGATTGCGGAGGAATAGCACTTAGTGTCTGCCTGTCACATAAAATAGGAGACGGAAGCAGTGCCCATTGTTTCTTGAGGGATTGGGCTTCATTAACTCGAAGTTCAAATAGTACAATTAGACCATCTCCTTATTTCGTGGAGGACTCCATTCTACCATCACAAATTGGCAATGGTCTATTGGTTTCACCTGTTCTAGGGTCAGACGCGGATAAATGTGTCCAAAAAAGGTTTGTTTTTTCTAGTACAAAGCTAAGTGCACTAAAATCCTCAATTGTCGTGCAAAATGTAACGAGCAGCGAGGCTGTGAGTGCACTTCTCTACAAATGTGCTGCATTTTCTGCCATGGCAGTAAATTCAGGTTCGTTCAAGCGATCTCAATTGATCCAGATATCAGATTTACGAGAAATGATTTCACCCCAGCTACCACCAAACTCCATCGGAAATCTCCTTACAGTATTCTCCTCACCGATATACGATAACAGGGAAGAACTCAACTTATCAAAATTAGTAGCCGATATAAAGAAGTCGAAAAACAACCTCTCCACAAGAAATAATGTTGAAGAAAATGAGTTGGCTATAGATATGCTAGATGCATACAGATCAGGGGAGTCGATATTCGATAGAAGGAAATGTGATGTGTACTTTTCGAGTAGCTTATGTAAGTTCCCATTAATACAAGATTTAGATTTTGGATTTGGGAAGCCTATTAGAGCAAGCTTGGCAAAGGGTCCATTTAACAAGGCAATGTTGTTGTTGAGGACATGTGATGGAGGAATTGAAGCAGTTGTTAACTTGAATGAAGAAGAAATGTGTGTGTTCGAGCATGACAAGCAATTTCTTGAATTTGCTACTCCTATTGGTCATGGCATTTACAATGAAGAAGAACAGCAGTACGCATGA